A region of the Anolis sagrei isolate rAnoSag1 chromosome 4, rAnoSag1.mat, whole genome shotgun sequence genome:
TCAAAGTGAATCCAAAATTTTTATGAAAGAAATCTGAAACTCTgtgtatttccattgctactacCATCATCCACTAAAGAATAGGTTCGGAAGAACACCCCTTAAGCTATTGAATAAAGATGCCTGAGCAGCATAATGGGAAACCACTCTTTAACCTTTTGACCTTGCTGAGCATAAAAGGATCTAGCATTTCAGTATCATGCAGATCTCTACATGCTGGCCTCTCCAACAGATGGAAGTTTACTTTGGCCTTATAAAGTCATTTTACTCAGCTGGAAGCCCTTGTCGCATGACAGATGATCAAAAATAGACCAGCTGCAGCTTGTCCTGTCAATCACCCTGCACAAAATGGCATAAGAGTGGGGCGCCTGCAAAGAATCTGGGCATATTATGAACTTAAAGAGGTTCTAAAGGGATAAAGTTTCATTAACTTCCCACCTGTTAAGTTTCTTggctaaaataaaacaaatcacaAGAGCTTATGTTCATTTATGTCTGtcgatttttttcttttaacaaggagacaagCCCTATAATCCACGATGACTATGTTTCTGTTGCCACAGAAAGCTGgagggtgttttttttcttttcctgctaACTCCTATGATAGACTGACCTTCACATGATTGTTAAAGACTCTGCTTTGTTGGACTTGGCAGAAGGAAGCCTCTGGAACTATCTCTTTTAAATGACATAATCTAAAAACATTTTGTATAGTTCCAAAATAGTATAACAAAAATTCTAAATATCTCTAGAATTAGCTTAACTATACATTAAAAAAGTTGATTCAGTATCTCACTATTTTAGAACTAATTTGCAAATGCTATTGATTACTAAATAAGGTCAACTTCTTTTTCCATACCTCACTCTTAACACACTGCCGTTCTCCCATCTTGACTGTAAATATTTTTTGTAGTTTCTGAATTTTTTGCTGCTAAAGTTTCAGACATTGAAGGAGGAGTTATTATGGGCCAAGCTTACAGATCTGGGCTTTAGAAGTCTTGAAAAAATAGTTACGAGTCAACAACATTGCTAAACTGAAACTATTTTCTTGCTTGGCAACTTTAAATAAaagttgaaaatattttttatcgaaacacattttaaaattaatctgAACTATATTTATATAGGATGACCAGGTGGAGCTGACTTGTGTAACAGCTGGAAAGGAAAACTTTTGACATTGCATGAGAAGTTGAAAGTTTTTATTCTGCATCTagagctctgtgtgtgtgtgtttgggtgtcTGGGTGTGCGTGTGTTGGTTCCGATTAGAGCTGCATTTCATCTGGGCAGGAAGGTTTGTTTTCCTTCATATAGTTTCAGCCACTGGCCAAAGCTTTGAATACTATGATTAGTCTGACAGGAAATAATACATTTTGAGTTCTCTATGATATCAGAGGTGAATCCATGTACATATTTTATGACAAATACCTGGCCCAGTCTTGTGGATTAAGAATGTAAACAGAGAAGTTCATGTTTCAAGCACTGTTTTCATCATAATGCAGGCATTTCCTAACCTTAAACAAACAATTGCTTCTCATCCTCTGTTCTCTATCTACGATAATGATGATCAGCTTGCAGAGTTGTTCATAAATAagcattactttaaaaatacagtatacaTTGAATACTTTGTGCCTTTGAAACACTAcaaaaatgctgtgttttgtgatgCAGCAGCACTGCCTGCTTGTGCTGTTGAGTACATAGAAAAAAGCACATTCCGTGATGTGTAGAATTGTGAAGTATGTATCTTGTAACAGTGGAGTTGTTCCTCaaaatatttctttctgcttttgtTAAACACTAGATCTTTGTGAACATAATCTGCTCTCCCTATCCTTTGCAAAGCTATGTCTTGTATAGAAATAAACACGCTGGCACAAAGCAGGACACCAGTGGCCAGATATGTCACCACAGGTTTGACTTTCGTGGCCTTACCACCTCTTCAGAAGTGTGATGCACATCTGCCTAGGGAATCACTGTTACAGATTTTAATGGCATCTCTGCAGCTTTCCCCAGTGGCCTTTTGTGACAGAGTGAATTGCACTATAGTCCGTTTGAAAAGTGTGATTCTTGCTGTGTTTACCACACTTGTGAACTATTTAAACTCCTTTGTcgcctgtgtttttttaaattattttttttaataagggTGACTGAGGTTGCAGAGGAATTAATGTGTGCTGAGTCTGCCTAGCAATTCAAGTAGGGTTGCCACGATACAAAACCTTTATTACCTTAGGTCAATACGTTTGTGTAATGAGATCAAACAAATGCAGAAGTGCTGGAGTACATTGTCAAATGAAACTTACCAAGTTAAAAAAACTGTAGCAGAGTACTATGGAATTAAGAATTTTATAAACCTTCACTATATCAGGAGGCTTTAGGGGAAAGTGAGTCACCTTTATGTGGCTTTGAATTATACATTCTTCCGTAATAGTGGAGTAACTATTTCTTCTTTTGGTAGATCTACCACACAGATCTCAATATCCCCCTAAGTATTTTTCAGTGATTAGTAGTGTGGTTTTATAGCCCATCTGATCAGTCCTGCCAAGACAGTGCTAACAATGGCACTGTAATTTGTCTTTTCAATTTTTGGGGTATTTTCTCTCCTTTTGGCTTCTGAGGTGATGGATTTGTCTGTTGAAACCAGTTATTGTGGCAACCCTATGCACATAACAACAACTAAATTTGGGTTTGTTTTTAAATTCAGAACCTGGAAGGGAACCCTTACTTGTGAGTATTAACTTTATCTTCTGTTTCTCAACAGGATCCCCGCTCACTATGTATACCCACAGGCTTTTGTGCAACCAGGAGTAGTTATCCCACATGTCCAGCCGACCGCAGCTGCTGCCTCCACCTCACCTTACCTTGACTACACTGGAGCTGCCTATGCTCAGTATTCAGCTGCTGCTGCGGCCGCCGCAGCTGCAGCAGCCTACGACCAATATCCCTATGCAGCTTCCCCTGCTGCTGCAGGATATGTCACGGCCGGGGGCTACGGCTATGCAGTCCAGCAACCACTCACTGCAGCCACTCCTGGAACAGCTGCCGCAGCTGCAGCAGCTTTTGGGCAATACCAGCCACAACAGCTGCAAACAGATCGTATGCAATAGCGGATGGACTCATGAAGAAAGTTTATTTCTTATTCATTCTTTGTAGAATTTTACCTTCCAGCCTTCCAATAGAAATAGTTGTACAAGAGGCAATTAACCATAACTAATCCAGCTTTAAGGAGAGCTACAATGCAATATAGTAttacaaataaaaggaaaacaaatgcCACTGTATTCGTACAGTATACATCCATCTCACGAGTGGTATTCTGGGGTGGGCATTGTAAGGGTTTCGTACTGTCAGTCTAGCCATCCTTCTATCTGGAAAGGATGACAGGAGTAACAAAAGAAAACTTATATCTTTGAAACACATACAGAAAGAGAGTGAGGGTAGATGGCGTGTTTTACAATATCAGGGAAAAAAAGTCCAGGTGAGCAATACATAGCCTTTATCAAGTTGAAGATTACTATTATTTAAATGTCGAAAGCACTGACTGTCTTTTGCTACTTTTCATTATGGCCTTTAAAACTTTGGAGAGTAAGAACGTGTCTTCTGCCGATCTCATAACGGGCATCGAACAAACTAAGGAACGTGGCCtttgggggagaagggtggaCAGACACCAAAGTTATTTTTCTCATCTGTCCTCTATGAATGGGACTATGGAGCAAGTGGTGTGGAATTAATGGGTGCAACAGCTGTACAGACAATCAATAACACAGACCATTCTGGAAAGAACACATCACTTGTGCTCGTTTGATGAGCTTGTCACATTCTAATCCCTCTCCCCATCCTGTTTCACTTTTAGGAAACTTTGACTGCTGGCGTCAGCTATTCTGATTCTGAAATAGGATCAGCTTTTTACTACAACAGccttctctttttatttattgtatctatTCATGGCTTGCGAATAAAGGCAGGAAGAAATTTGCTGAATTTAAACCTTTAAGAACTGTGGTAAGGGATTtttttgggggcggggggcggggagggAATGATTTGTATACAATTTAATACCtatttaaaagtatttatttGCTAAAGAGGTCTTTTTCATGAAATAGCTTGTTGAGATTGCAGTTCTTCAAGGGTTAATACTATGTGGGTTATATTGTGCCTTAATGTAATGCTATTTaaagatatatttattttgaaagttgTACTGTGCTGCGCTCGAAAGGAAACAACGTTGGATGTGAAACTGTAAAATTATGTATTCATCTCATGGTATAAGTTATTTTGTAGGTTTAGCAGTAGTATATAAAATATTAACCTAATCAACTAAGGATGCTGACATGGGTTTATTTAAATTCAGTAAGTACACCCTTTCGTAAGGgtgcttttaaaatacttttaaaaaagggTTTGATCTTAAAAATGCTAATTTCATGATTTTCCCTCTATCTCCTTAACTGTTAACCTTCTTTCTTGGAAGAGCCCTATATTCATTTTCAGGAGAATTTGCTTCCCTGAAAGAGGGAAATGGTAAAGGATTGGGCCATAAAACTCCGCATACCTGCTCAGGAATAAGATCTGATGAATGTGCTTCTGTTGTCTGTACGGAAGCAGTTCTGTGAGGTCTGGTCTCACCAATAACATCTGCAAATGGGAATCCTATTAATCAGATTAATTATGTGGGAAACGACTACATGATTTGTCTGGTTCATGAAGTTCCTATTTATAGACAACATGGGGCCACTTGGGAGTACACTGACAGAAACTGTTCCCATGACACAACAGTAGCATTTAATTGGGCCACTGATCTTGATGTGACTTAATCCCAACCAGATTAGGAAGATTGGGTCTGAAGTCCCAGTTTTAATTGCGGACAAAAACAAACAATCCTCACATAACATCATCCACATAATGTGTTTCTGGTGGGTTGTCAGTATTTTCTCCTACTGAAAAAAAGGGTAGTTTTTTCACTTTCATCTCTGTATAAACCAACTATTATTCCTTTGCTAGGAAACGCTGCTTTACATTGTCCTGT
Encoded here:
- the RBM24 gene encoding RNA-binding protein 24, with protein sequence MHTTQKDTTYTKIFVGGLPYHTTDSSLRKYFEVFGEIEEAVVITDRQTGKSRGYGFVTMADRAAAERACKDPNPIIDGRKANVNLAYLGAKPRIMQPGFAFGVQQLHPALIQRPFGIPAHYVYPQAFVQPGVVIPHVQPTAAAASTSPYLDYTGAAYAQYSAAAAAAAAAAAYDQYPYAASPAAAGYVTAGGYGYAVQQPLTAATPGTAAAAAAAFGQYQPQQLQTDRMQ